The following coding sequences are from one Sphingomonadaceae bacterium OTU29LAMAA1 window:
- a CDS encoding DUF4115 domain-containing protein has protein sequence MDEVDSGQPSPNPVPPARPGERLRVARESRGLSLAEVAARTRVPQRHLEALEAGDYSALPSPTYAMGFSKAYARAVDADEVAIGQAIRAELDRLGPRRPEYVPYETADPARVPSRGIAIAGVGIALAVLILVGLWYGTNLFQPRNRTPGASEAVVAQTIAPTPTAAARPAAATGGQVVLTASDDVWLRVYDADNKTLYLGTMKPGERFEVPANANNPMINVGRPDKLAVTLNGSAIPPLGDGSRAIKDVRVSGEAIAARLSGQPAAAATSSPGAAGDTGVDRSTGGSSGARTSRRETRPALSETERANLQSSQEPAATVNSSAP, from the coding sequence ATGGACGAGGTCGATTCCGGCCAGCCCTCACCGAACCCTGTTCCGCCGGCACGTCCGGGGGAGAGGTTGCGTGTCGCGCGGGAAAGCCGGGGCCTGAGCCTCGCGGAAGTGGCTGCGCGCACCCGTGTGCCGCAACGGCATCTGGAGGCGCTCGAAGCGGGCGATTATAGTGCCTTGCCGTCGCCGACCTACGCGATGGGCTTTTCCAAGGCCTATGCCCGCGCCGTCGATGCGGACGAGGTCGCGATCGGCCAGGCCATTCGCGCGGAACTCGACCGGCTCGGGCCACGCCGGCCGGAATATGTCCCCTATGAAACCGCCGATCCCGCTCGCGTGCCGTCGCGGGGTATCGCGATCGCCGGTGTCGGCATCGCGCTCGCGGTGCTCATTCTGGTCGGGCTGTGGTACGGCACCAACCTGTTCCAGCCGCGCAACCGGACCCCGGGCGCCAGCGAGGCGGTCGTCGCGCAAACGATCGCGCCGACGCCGACCGCCGCTGCCCGGCCTGCGGCCGCGACCGGTGGCCAGGTGGTGCTGACCGCCAGCGACGACGTATGGCTGCGCGTCTACGATGCGGACAACAAGACGCTGTACCTCGGCACGATGAAGCCGGGCGAGCGGTTCGAGGTGCCGGCGAACGCGAACAATCCGATGATCAACGTCGGCCGTCCGGACAAGTTGGCGGTGACGCTCAACGGCTCTGCGATTCCTCCGCTCGGCGACGGATCACGCGCGATCAAGGACGTCCGCGTCAGTGGCGAGGCGATCGCTGCGCGCCTGTCCGGCCAGCCGGCGGCTGCCGCCACGTCGAGCCCCGGCGCGGCGGGTGATACCGGCGTCGATCGCTCGACCGGCGGGAGCAGCGGCGCGCGCACCAGCCGGCGCGAGACGCGTCCCGCATTGAGCGAGACGGAGCGTGCCAACCTCCAGTCGTCGCAAGAACCGGCGGCTACGGTAAATTCTTCCGCGCCTTAA
- the ptsP gene encoding phosphoenolpyruvate--protein phosphotransferase: protein MPVSAAASAREILTRLHDVMAGRNPAQAKLNAVVGIIAEAMDSEVCSIYLLREGVLELFATRGLDQAAVHVTKLALGEGLVGTIAEDVEVLNLDEAASHPDFAYKPETGEERYHSFAGVPIIRRERAVGVLAVQHSEQRKYQDVEIEALQTVAMVLSELIANAGLIDTAGTGNNRPQSTAAVRLPGQKLVEGMGSGYAVFHQPRIVVEHTVAEDTDAERHRVYAAFDKMREQIDRMTREAEFGVGGEHEEVLQTYKMFAYDEGWSRRINEAIDSGLTAEAAIERVQQRTRQRMRQIDDPLLADRMHDLEDLANRLLRIVSGQMGTAAQMGLRQDTILIARNLGPAELLEYDKRRLKGVILEEGSLTAHVTIVARAMGVPVLGRVRDVRRLIAEGDLLLLDSVAGNVFVRPSSAMDEAFESKLALRQKRKAAFAALRDVPPETKDGHRITLMVNAGLRDDVAALDVTGADGIGLFRTEFQFLVSATLPQRERQQRLYKEVLDAAGDRPVIFRTVDIGGDKALPYLNKEHADEENPAMGWRALRLALHRDGLMKVQARALIEAASGRTLNVMFPMVSEAWEFAEAKALFEAQRAWIGARGRRLPVEIRYGAMLEVPALADQLDLLLPDIDFLSVGTNDLTQFLFAADRANPRLAERYDWLSPSILRFLSRVVAPCREAGVALAVCGEMGGRPLEAMALIGLGIDRLSITPAAIGPIKAMVRSLDSAALRRFVAELIARPPRDMRGALTDWATQSGVDLA, encoded by the coding sequence ATGCCCGTGTCCGCCGCCGCCTCCGCCCGTGAAATCCTCACCCGCCTTCATGACGTGATGGCCGGTCGCAACCCGGCGCAGGCCAAGCTGAACGCCGTCGTCGGCATCATCGCCGAGGCGATGGATAGCGAGGTCTGCTCGATCTACCTGCTGCGCGAAGGCGTGCTGGAACTGTTCGCCACCCGCGGGCTGGATCAGGCGGCGGTGCACGTCACCAAGCTGGCGCTCGGCGAGGGCCTCGTCGGCACGATCGCCGAGGACGTCGAGGTCCTGAACCTCGACGAGGCCGCCAGCCATCCGGACTTCGCCTACAAGCCCGAAACGGGCGAGGAACGCTACCACAGCTTCGCCGGCGTCCCTATCATCCGTCGCGAGCGCGCGGTGGGCGTGCTCGCGGTGCAGCACAGCGAGCAGCGCAAATATCAGGACGTCGAGATCGAGGCGTTGCAGACCGTCGCGATGGTGCTGTCCGAACTCATCGCCAACGCCGGGCTGATCGACACCGCCGGCACCGGCAACAACCGGCCGCAATCCACCGCCGCCGTCCGCCTGCCCGGGCAGAAGCTGGTCGAGGGGATGGGGTCGGGCTATGCCGTCTTCCACCAGCCGCGCATCGTCGTCGAACACACCGTCGCCGAGGATACCGACGCCGAACGCCACCGCGTCTACGCCGCCTTCGACAAGATGCGCGAACAGATCGACCGGATGACGCGCGAGGCGGAATTCGGCGTCGGCGGCGAGCATGAGGAGGTCCTCCAGACCTACAAGATGTTCGCCTATGACGAAGGCTGGTCGCGCCGGATCAACGAGGCGATCGACAGCGGCCTTACCGCAGAAGCCGCGATCGAGCGCGTCCAGCAGCGTACCCGCCAGCGCATGCGCCAGATCGACGATCCGCTGCTCGCCGACCGCATGCACGATCTCGAGGATCTGGCGAACCGCCTGCTCCGCATCGTGTCGGGACAGATGGGCACTGCGGCGCAGATGGGACTGCGGCAGGATACCATCCTGATCGCGCGCAACCTCGGCCCCGCCGAACTGCTCGAATACGACAAGCGCCGGCTGAAGGGCGTGATCCTCGAGGAAGGATCGCTGACCGCGCACGTCACCATCGTCGCGCGGGCGATGGGCGTGCCGGTGCTGGGCCGCGTGCGCGACGTGCGGCGCCTGATCGCTGAGGGCGACCTGCTGCTGCTCGATTCGGTCGCCGGCAACGTCTTCGTCCGCCCGTCGTCGGCGATGGACGAGGCGTTCGAATCCAAGCTGGCGCTCCGTCAGAAGCGGAAGGCCGCCTTTGCCGCGCTGCGCGATGTGCCGCCGGAAACGAAGGACGGCCACCGCATCACGCTGATGGTCAATGCCGGCCTGCGCGACGACGTGGCGGCACTCGACGTCACCGGCGCCGACGGCATCGGCCTGTTCCGCACCGAATTCCAGTTCCTCGTTTCCGCGACGCTGCCACAGCGCGAGCGTCAGCAGCGCCTGTACAAGGAGGTGCTGGATGCCGCCGGCGATCGGCCCGTCATCTTCCGCACCGTCGACATCGGCGGCGACAAGGCCTTGCCCTACCTCAACAAGGAGCATGCGGACGAGGAGAACCCCGCGATGGGCTGGCGCGCGCTGCGTCTCGCGCTCCATCGCGATGGCCTGATGAAGGTGCAGGCGCGCGCGTTGATCGAGGCGGCGTCGGGCCGCACGCTCAACGTCATGTTCCCGATGGTGTCGGAGGCCTGGGAGTTCGCCGAGGCCAAGGCGCTGTTCGAGGCGCAGCGGGCGTGGATCGGTGCACGGGGCCGCCGCCTGCCGGTGGAGATCCGCTATGGCGCGATGCTCGAAGTGCCTGCGCTCGCCGACCAGCTCGATCTGCTGCTGCCGGACATCGATTTCCTGTCGGTCGGCACCAACGATCTGACGCAATTCCTGTTCGCCGCCGATCGCGCCAATCCGCGGCTGGCGGAGCGATACGACTGGCTCAGCCCGTCGATCCTCCGCTTCCTCAGCCGCGTCGTCGCGCCGTGCCGGGAAGCCGGCGTGGCGCTGGCGGTGTGCGGCGAAATGGGCGGCAGGCCGCTGGAAGCGATGGCTTTGATCGGTCTGGGCATCGATCGGCTGTCGATCACGCCGGCGGCGATAGGCCCGATCAAGGCGATGGTCCGCAGCCTCGATTCCGCCGCCCTGCGCCGCTTCGTCGCCGAACTGATCGCACGTCCGCCCCGCGACATGCGCGGCGCTTTGACCGACTGGGCGACCCAAAGCGGCGTCGATCTGGCCTAA
- a CDS encoding DUF3060 domain-containing protein, with product MPSTTKSTGILAMAAILSAGCWVQTAAAQAVFQGAGQASEIDCDGGEAQINGASNTITVNGPCTLLSVQGAGNIVTVDLAAKSTIRVVGSGNRITWRAPEKARPRVLSTGADNRIRRAP from the coding sequence ATGCCGTCCACCACGAAGTCCACCGGTATCCTGGCGATGGCGGCGATCCTATCGGCAGGCTGCTGGGTGCAGACCGCCGCGGCACAGGCGGTCTTCCAGGGAGCCGGACAGGCTTCGGAAATCGATTGTGACGGGGGAGAGGCGCAGATCAACGGCGCCAGCAACACCATCACCGTCAACGGTCCCTGCACCTTGCTGTCGGTGCAGGGCGCCGGCAACATCGTGACGGTCGATCTGGCGGCGAAATCCACGATCCGCGTGGTCGGAAGCGGCAATAGGATCACGTGGCGTGCGCCGGAAAAGGCGCGACCGCGGGTCTTGAGCACGGGCGCCGACAATCGCATCCGGCGCGCCCCGTAA
- the ruvB gene encoding Holliday junction branch migration DNA helicase RuvB — MTDSDRLLSASRRPEDVDAALRPRSLDEFVGQQAARENLRVFIEAARGRGDALDHVLFFGPPGLGKTTLAQIIAREMGVGFRATSGPVIAKSGDLAALLTNLEDGDVLFIDEIHRLQPAVEEVLYPAMEDRALDLMIGEGPSARSVRIDLPKFTLVGATTRQGLLTTPLRDRFGIPVRLQFYTVEELTRVVTRAAGLLDLGIAPDGASEIARRARGTPRIAGRLLRRVRDFANVAGTPTVDRAAADRALNRLEVDSLGLDAMDRRYLHMIADIYRGGPVGVETLAAGLSEPRDTIEEVIEPYLIQLGLVARTARGRVLNAGGWKHLGLNPPAGSQDGLFD, encoded by the coding sequence GTGACCGACAGCGACCGCCTTCTCTCCGCCAGCCGCCGTCCCGAGGATGTCGACGCGGCGCTGCGCCCGCGCAGCCTCGACGAATTCGTCGGCCAGCAGGCGGCGCGCGAGAACCTGCGCGTGTTCATCGAGGCGGCACGCGGGCGCGGCGACGCGCTCGACCACGTGCTGTTCTTCGGCCCCCCCGGTCTCGGCAAGACGACGCTGGCGCAGATCATCGCGCGCGAGATGGGTGTCGGTTTCCGCGCGACCTCCGGCCCGGTCATCGCCAAGTCGGGCGACCTCGCCGCGCTGCTCACCAACCTCGAGGACGGCGACGTGCTGTTCATCGACGAGATTCACCGCCTGCAACCCGCGGTCGAGGAGGTGCTCTACCCGGCGATGGAGGACCGCGCGCTCGACCTGATGATCGGCGAGGGGCCATCGGCGCGCAGCGTCCGCATCGATCTGCCCAAATTCACGCTGGTCGGCGCGACGACGCGGCAGGGTCTGCTCACTACGCCGCTGCGCGATCGCTTCGGCATACCCGTCCGCCTGCAATTCTACACGGTCGAGGAACTGACGCGGGTGGTGACGCGCGCCGCCGGGCTGCTCGACCTCGGCATCGCCCCCGATGGCGCGAGCGAAATCGCCCGCCGCGCCCGCGGCACGCCGCGCATCGCCGGCCGCCTGCTGCGCCGGGTGCGCGATTTTGCCAACGTCGCCGGCACGCCGACCGTCGATCGCGCCGCCGCCGACCGCGCGCTCAACCGGCTGGAAGTCGATTCGCTCGGGCTGGACGCGATGGACCGCCGCTACCTCCACATGATCGCCGACATCTACCGCGGCGGCCCGGTCGGCGTGGAGACGCTCGCCGCTGGCCTGTCCGAACCGCGCGACACGATCGAGGAGGTGATCGAGCCGTATCTGATCCAGCTCGGCCTCGTCGCCCGCACCGCCCGCGGGCGCGTGCTGAACGCGGGCGGCTGGAAGCACCTCGGCCTCAACCCGCCCGCCGGATCGCAGGACGGACTGTTCGACTGA
- a CDS encoding exopolysaccharide biosynthesis protein, whose amino-acid sequence MADEPQSIGDILDTLEELAGKDERVSLGDAIQAFGNRSYGPFLVLLPLIELSPIGGIPGVPTAIAAIIILIAGQMVFGRKHLWLPGFVERRSVSADALCKATNKLRGLARFMDRWFHGRLPALTKGPFVRIAAVGCIVLALTVPPLELLPFASSAPMLAIAAFGLALLVRDGALMIAAIVMACAALAIGAGLWGSRGG is encoded by the coding sequence ATGGCAGACGAACCGCAGAGCATCGGCGATATTCTCGATACGTTGGAAGAGCTTGCCGGCAAGGACGAGCGCGTGTCGCTGGGCGATGCGATTCAGGCGTTCGGCAATCGCAGCTATGGCCCGTTCCTGGTGTTGTTGCCGTTGATCGAGCTGTCGCCGATCGGCGGCATCCCGGGCGTACCGACCGCGATCGCGGCGATCATCATCCTGATCGCCGGGCAGATGGTGTTCGGTCGCAAGCATCTGTGGCTGCCGGGCTTCGTCGAGCGGCGGAGCGTGTCGGCGGACGCATTGTGCAAGGCGACCAACAAGCTGCGCGGGCTGGCGCGGTTCATGGATCGCTGGTTCCACGGCCGGCTGCCGGCGCTGACCAAGGGACCGTTCGTGCGGATCGCGGCAGTGGGGTGCATCGTGCTGGCGCTGACCGTACCGCCGCTGGAACTGCTGCCGTTCGCCAGTTCGGCGCCGATGCTGGCGATCGCGGCGTTCGGGCTGGCACTGCTGGTGCGCGACGGCGCACTGATGATCGCGGCGATCGTGATGGCCTGTGCGGCGCTGGCGATCGGGGCGGGACTGTGGGGTTCTCGAGGTGGTTAG
- the ruvA gene encoding Holliday junction branch migration protein RuvA, whose protein sequence is MIAHLKGRLDSTGVDYAVIDVGGVGYLIGASARTLAAIGPVGEAAMLHTEMLVAEDSIRLVGFARAEERDWYRLLTSVQGVGSRVALAILSALDTQEIARAVSAQDKAMVARANGVGPKLAERIVRELKDKVGTVALGPAAAAQVMPVGAAADAVSALLNLGFRPAEAANAVGAAEEDLGPAATLDALVRLALRKAAKS, encoded by the coding sequence ATGATCGCACACCTGAAAGGCCGCCTCGATTCGACGGGCGTGGATTACGCGGTGATCGACGTCGGCGGCGTCGGCTACCTCATTGGCGCCTCCGCTCGCACGCTCGCTGCGATCGGCCCGGTGGGGGAGGCGGCGATGCTCCACACCGAGATGCTGGTGGCCGAGGATTCGATCCGCCTCGTCGGCTTCGCCCGCGCCGAGGAGCGCGACTGGTATCGGTTGCTGACGAGTGTTCAGGGGGTAGGATCGCGCGTCGCGCTCGCGATTCTGTCGGCACTCGACACGCAGGAGATCGCCCGCGCGGTGTCCGCGCAGGACAAGGCGATGGTCGCCCGCGCCAATGGCGTCGGCCCGAAGCTCGCCGAACGCATCGTCCGCGAATTGAAGGACAAGGTCGGCACGGTGGCCCTCGGTCCGGCGGCGGCGGCGCAAGTCATGCCCGTCGGCGCCGCTGCGGATGCGGTGTCGGCGCTGCTCAACCTTGGCTTCCGTCCCGCCGAAGCGGCGAATGCGGTCGGTGCGGCAGAGGAAGACCTCGGCCCTGCGGCGACGCTGGATGCCCTGGTTCGCCTCGCGCTGCGCAAGGCCGCAAAAAGCTAA
- the ruvC gene encoding crossover junction endodeoxyribonuclease RuvC codes for MIILGLDPGLGTTGWGVIHADGNRLRHIANGQIKTDPSMALPRRLSNLHAALIDVILAERPDGAAVEEVLGNTNAQSTLKLGQARGVVLLAAASSGLHIGEYHPSTVKKAVVGTGGAEKRQIQAMMAVLLPGAKLSGPDAADALAVAITHAHHLASAQGMARRARVTA; via the coding sequence ATGATTATCCTCGGTCTCGACCCCGGTCTGGGCACCACCGGCTGGGGCGTCATCCATGCCGACGGCAACCGGTTGCGGCATATCGCCAACGGACAGATCAAGACCGATCCGTCGATGGCGCTCCCCCGCCGCCTGTCGAACCTGCACGCCGCGCTGATCGACGTCATCCTTGCGGAGCGTCCCGACGGCGCGGCGGTCGAGGAGGTGCTCGGCAACACCAATGCGCAATCCACCCTCAAGCTGGGTCAGGCGCGCGGCGTGGTGCTGCTCGCCGCCGCATCCAGCGGGTTGCACATCGGCGAATACCACCCTTCCACCGTCAAAAAGGCGGTCGTCGGCACCGGCGGCGCGGAAAAACGGCAGATTCAGGCGATGATGGCGGTGCTGTTGCCCGGCGCGAAGCTCTCCGGCCCGGACGCCGCCGATGCGCTCGCGGTGGCGATCACGCATGCGCATCATCTCGCCTCTGCCCAAGGCATGGCCCGTCGTGCCAGAGTGACCGCATGA
- a CDS encoding endonuclease domain-containing protein yields the protein MSDNARQNRRNPTEPELRLWRHLSNSQLGDFKFRRQHAIGNRILDVFCPSIALGIEIDGHTHDPDDDCRRDALLKHQHGVTVLRFTNTDVMTNMEGVLLTILDQARHMPSRWMTKGVLHPNPSSEEEGLSR from the coding sequence ATGAGTGACAACGCCCGCCAAAACCGCCGTAACCCGACCGAGCCGGAACTCCGCCTGTGGCGCCACCTGTCCAACTCGCAACTCGGCGACTTCAAGTTCCGCCGTCAGCACGCGATCGGCAACCGCATCCTCGACGTCTTCTGCCCCTCGATCGCTCTCGGGATCGAAATCGATGGCCACACCCACGATCCCGACGACGATTGTCGTCGCGACGCGCTTCTCAAGCATCAGCATGGCGTCACCGTCCTGCGCTTTACCAACACCGACGTCATGACCAACATGGAGGGCGTACTCCTGACCATCCTCGATCAGGCCCGCCACATGCCATCCCGCTGGATGACGAAGGGTGTCCTCCACCCCAACCCCTCCTCTGAAGAGGAGGGGCTTTCCCGATGA
- a CDS encoding YebC/PmpR family DNA-binding transcriptional regulator — protein sequence MAGHSKFKNIMHRKGAQDKKRSGMFSKLSREITVAAKMGLPDPDMNPRLRAAVNAAKAQSVPKDNIQRAIDKASKGDTENYEEIRYEGFGPGGVSLIIEALSDNRNRTATNVRTAVAKNGGNLGASGSVSHAFDRVGLISYPASAGDAEKVFEAALEAGAEDVTSSEDGHEIWTAVGDLHEVARALESVLGEFEGAKLAWRPQVMVSVDEGDAATLFKLIDTLDDDDDVQTVWGNYEVSDEVMEKLG from the coding sequence ATGGCAGGCCATTCCAAGTTCAAGAACATCATGCACCGCAAGGGCGCGCAGGATAAGAAGCGCTCGGGCATGTTTTCCAAGCTTTCCCGCGAAATCACCGTCGCGGCGAAGATGGGTCTTCCCGACCCCGACATGAACCCGCGCCTCCGCGCTGCGGTCAACGCTGCCAAGGCGCAGTCGGTCCCCAAGGACAACATCCAGCGCGCGATCGACAAGGCGTCGAAGGGCGACACCGAGAATTACGAGGAAATTCGCTACGAGGGCTTCGGCCCCGGCGGCGTGTCGCTGATCATCGAGGCCCTGAGCGACAACCGCAACCGCACCGCGACCAACGTCCGTACCGCCGTCGCCAAGAACGGCGGCAATCTCGGTGCGTCCGGTTCGGTCAGCCACGCCTTCGACCGCGTCGGCCTGATCTCCTATCCGGCATCCGCCGGCGACGCCGAAAAGGTGTTTGAGGCGGCATTGGAAGCCGGTGCCGAGGACGTCACCTCGTCCGAGGATGGCCACGAGATCTGGACGGCGGTCGGCGACCTGCACGAAGTCGCCAGGGCGCTGGAGTCGGTGCTGGGCGAGTTCGAGGGTGCGAAGCTCGCGTGGCGCCCGCAGGTGATGGTGTCGGTCGATGAGGGCGACGCCGCGACGCTGTTCAAGCTGATCGACACGCTCGACGACGATGACGACGTCCAGACGGTATGGGGCAATTACGAAGTGTCCGACGAGGTGATGGAAAAGCTGGGCTGA
- a CDS encoding ATP-binding protein — protein sequence MTVSVDMGSDDRGAPVTMDLEELLATRLLVQGNSGSGKSHLLRRLLEGSAGQVQQVVIDPEGDFVTLAGPYGHVVIEAADYSVPEIARIATRLREHRASVVLSLEGLEAEGQMRCAAAFLSALFDAPREHWYPALVVVDEAQLFAPTTGGEVAEEVRRASLSAMTNLMCRGRKRGLAGVIATQRLAKLAKNVAAEASNFLMGRTFLDIDMARAADLLGMERRQAESIRDLARGTFLALGPAVSRRPITVKIGQVATSARSGSPKLTPLPASPAENLQQLIFAPPPEEAPQLPMSFESRPRRVPADELLDTIERPMSQQTTLAPLPDKSDGEVEAIYAAVLEAIVADRDSALRPPSVLFQDFQVRCRMAGLAKPPLDLPGFTRRLSAARAGIFDVTDPQWAEAMELAYSLPDDMIGAFLLVARAAKGGEPCPSDAAMAETYGTSSLGRVRRLIGYIESRELFVARVDLSGKRSITIPRLGWTTAASEAA from the coding sequence ATGACCGTCAGCGTAGACATGGGCAGCGACGATCGCGGCGCACCCGTGACCATGGACCTCGAAGAACTGCTCGCCACCCGATTGCTCGTCCAGGGCAATTCGGGGTCGGGCAAGTCGCACCTGCTGCGCCGCCTGCTCGAAGGATCGGCGGGTCAGGTGCAGCAGGTGGTGATCGATCCGGAGGGCGACTTCGTCACGCTCGCCGGGCCGTACGGTCACGTCGTGATCGAGGCGGCGGATTATTCGGTCCCCGAAATCGCCCGGATCGCCACCCGGCTTCGCGAACACCGCGCGTCCGTCGTGCTGAGCCTCGAGGGGCTGGAGGCGGAGGGGCAGATGCGCTGCGCCGCCGCGTTCCTGTCGGCGCTGTTCGATGCCCCACGCGAACATTGGTATCCGGCGCTGGTGGTGGTGGACGAGGCGCAGTTGTTCGCGCCTACGACGGGCGGCGAGGTCGCCGAAGAGGTGCGGCGCGCATCGCTGTCGGCGATGACCAACCTGATGTGCCGCGGGCGCAAGCGCGGGCTTGCCGGCGTGATCGCAACGCAGCGGCTGGCCAAGCTCGCCAAGAACGTCGCGGCAGAGGCGTCGAACTTCCTGATGGGCCGCACCTTTCTGGACATCGACATGGCGCGCGCCGCCGACTTGCTTGGCATGGAGCGGCGGCAGGCCGAATCGATCCGCGATCTGGCGCGCGGCACCTTCCTCGCGCTGGGGCCGGCGGTGTCGCGGCGGCCGATCACGGTGAAGATCGGTCAGGTCGCCACCTCGGCGCGCAGCGGCAGCCCCAAGCTGACGCCGCTACCAGCCTCGCCGGCGGAGAATTTGCAGCAACTCATCTTCGCGCCCCCACCCGAAGAAGCGCCGCAGCTGCCGATGAGCTTCGAGTCGCGCCCGCGCCGGGTGCCGGCCGACGAATTGCTCGACACGATCGAGCGGCCGATGTCGCAGCAGACGACGCTGGCGCCGCTGCCCGACAAGTCGGACGGCGAGGTCGAAGCGATCTACGCCGCCGTGCTGGAGGCGATCGTCGCGGATCGCGATTCGGCGCTGCGTCCGCCATCGGTGCTGTTCCAGGATTTCCAGGTCCGCTGCCGGATGGCGGGGCTGGCGAAACCGCCGCTCGACCTGCCCGGCTTCACCCGGCGGCTGTCGGCGGCGCGGGCGGGCATCTTCGACGTCACCGACCCGCAATGGGCGGAGGCGATGGAGCTCGCCTATTCGCTGCCCGACGACATGATCGGCGCGTTCCTGCTGGTCGCCCGCGCGGCGAAGGGCGGCGAGCCGTGCCCCTCGGACGCGGCGATGGCAGAGACCTACGGCACCAGCTCGCTGGGGCGGGTACGGCGGCTGATCGGATATATCGAAAGCCGCGAGCTGTTCGTTGCGCGGGTCGACCTGTCGGGCAAGCGATCGATCACGATCCCGCGGCTGGGCTGGACGACGGCGGCAAGCGAGGCAGCGTAA
- a CDS encoding DUF1294 domain-containing protein, which translates to MTFIALLLALVVINLLTVLTFAHDKARASSGGWRVRESTLLSLAFFGGSPGALWARRRFRHKTRKQPFATYLDLIAMVHAGVLIGLATLAIW; encoded by the coding sequence ATGACCTTCATCGCACTGCTGCTCGCATTGGTCGTGATCAACCTGTTGACCGTGCTGACCTTCGCCCATGACAAGGCGCGCGCAAGCAGCGGTGGCTGGCGGGTGCGCGAATCGACGTTGCTGAGCCTCGCCTTTTTCGGCGGATCGCCGGGTGCTCTGTGGGCGCGACGACGGTTCCGCCACAAGACGCGCAAACAGCCGTTCGCGACCTACCTCGACCTGATCGCGATGGTGCATGCCGGCGTGCTTATCGGACTGGCGACGCTGGCGATCTGGTAA
- a CDS encoding nuclear transport factor 2 family protein, translated as MRYRFAAALFSTIAASATAAGTSDIASVERVVDRFNAARAAFDEAALGNTLAPDYQEISPVGDVDDRAKVLGFYRADQRRAGPAIERADRRTSLHGTFAIETERLSFTMTRPDGVSATRSMRARYVAVRSGRGWRLLSAQYTPMPSAK; from the coding sequence ATGCGCTATCGTTTTGCCGCCGCCCTGTTTTCGACGATCGCGGCGTCCGCCACGGCGGCGGGCACATCCGATATCGCTTCGGTGGAGCGCGTGGTCGACCGGTTCAACGCGGCCCGCGCCGCATTCGACGAGGCGGCGCTCGGCAACACGCTCGCACCCGATTATCAGGAAATCTCGCCGGTCGGCGACGTCGACGATCGGGCGAAGGTGCTCGGTTTCTATCGCGCCGACCAGCGGCGGGCGGGACCGGCGATCGAGCGTGCCGATCGTCGCACCAGCCTGCACGGGACGTTCGCGATCGAGACGGAGCGGCTCTCATTCACCATGACGCGGCCGGACGGCGTATCGGCGACCCGATCGATGCGCGCCCGCTATGTCGCGGTACGCAGCGGGCGGGGCTGGCGGCTGCTGTCGGCGCAATATACTCCGATGCCGTCGGCGAAATAG
- a CDS encoding DUF2312 domain-containing protein, with amino-acid sequence MADERQEGMGGGQVAADELRLLIERAERLEEEKKGISDDIKDVMAEAKGRGYDPKAIRKILSIRKKKKEEYQEEEAILEVYMQALGMI; translated from the coding sequence ATGGCGGACGAACGGCAAGAAGGCATGGGCGGCGGACAGGTCGCAGCGGACGAACTGCGCCTGCTGATCGAGCGCGCCGAGCGCCTCGAAGAAGAGAAGAAGGGCATCTCGGACGACATCAAGGACGTGATGGCCGAGGCCAAGGGTCGCGGATACGATCCCAAGGCGATCCGCAAGATCCTGTCGATCCGCAAGAAGAAGAAGGAAGAGTACCAAGAGGAGGAGGCGATCCTCGAGGTGTACATGCAGGCGCTCGGCATGATCTGA
- a CDS encoding DUF1244 domain-containing protein, translating to MTDKLDALPDAVAAQAFRRLVRHLRHRTDAQNVDLMGLSGFCRNCLSDWIEEAGDMPKADARETIYGMPQSEWKARYQTEATPEQLARMDESLKLNAQDDALDEALDESFPASDPPAMTEPGRG from the coding sequence ATGACCGACAAACTCGACGCCCTGCCCGATGCGGTGGCCGCACAGGCCTTTCGCCGCCTCGTCCGCCACCTGCGCCACCGTACCGATGCGCAGAACGTCGACCTGATGGGCCTGTCCGGATTCTGCCGCAACTGCCTGTCCGACTGGATCGAGGAGGCGGGAGATATGCCCAAGGCCGATGCGCGCGAGACGATATACGGCATGCCGCAATCGGAATGGAAGGCGCGCTATCAGACCGAGGCGACCCCGGAGCAACTCGCCCGCATGGACGAGAGCCTCAAGCTGAACGCGCAGGATGACGCGCTCGACGAAGCGCTGGACGAAAGCTTCCCGGCCAGCGATCCGCCGGCGATGACCGAACCCGGCCGGGGTTGA